The following proteins are encoded in a genomic region of Oncorhynchus keta strain PuntledgeMale-10-30-2019 chromosome 35, Oket_V2, whole genome shotgun sequence:
- the LOC118368037 gene encoding uncharacterized protein LOC118368037 isoform X3, which produces MMDGENKPCLQLSFTAPKSEGPDCNRKVQSEQQDPEMASVKQEDCSQTLGLNVNIKDEVKEEEIETFVYHGPAGELKEETEEHQVLLLKDKGKRKPKGMEKEVEKKRHRFTPGDEDLIISGVLGHWEDLFGAQAHIRPRGSKTATWNTIAGTLTSAVARCGDDVRKKYNLIRSQIKQKVSSIRTLSGGGPNTVPALTDLEQQLFSRMAETEAGVGPVDLGFGLSQGEISSSGPPPAAEGTVESALPSVTMEELPSTSPSTPWPAPTGPPQPIISCPAPSHSGSAPQPITSRPAPAHSIHSGSTPQPITSRPAPAHSIHSGSTPQPITSRPAPAHSIHSGSTPQPITSRPAPAHSIHSQSMNQIYFIKPFLHQQLSQSALQIPSLKPQRVSNADALSGTAPQPITSCPTPAHSIHSGTAPQPITSCPAPAHSIHSGFVPQPITSCPAPAHSIHSGFAPQPITSCPAPAHSIHSDSTPQPITSGWTPQGPQANLLQQILDTQTQQIHVTQTAQHVHQALYDLLEKAHETQKAHLDVEKNRLQLDRERLRVETERLQVERERLKMEKDRLGEGEALRQLSVSGSVALEHQTPVSSRTASASPTLLLGTPSASMSSPLTLISPTAPHFDFLFSPFPLPVITTHSTQPSQTSPAPTSPTLTSPAPTSPTLNIPASTSPTLTSSAHSLIPPISGSVKRRVQETVRPWPAPTAKNTKHQ; this is translated from the exons GGCCGGCTGGAGAGTTAAAAGAAGAGACGGAAGAACACCAAGTCTTACTACTCAAAG ATAAAGGAAAAAGAAAACCGAAAGGAATGGAGAAGGAAGTTGAAAAAAAGAGGCACCGATTCACCCCTGGAGATGAGGATCTTATTATTTCAGGGGTACTTGGGCACTGGGAGGACCTCTTCGGCGCCCAGGCCCACATTCGCCCCCGGGGGTCAAAGACTGCAACCTGGAACACCATCGCTGGGACCTTGACCTCGGCTGTGGCGAGATGTGGTGACGATGTCCGGAAGAAGTACAATCTCATAAGGAGCCAAATCAAGCAAAAGGTTTCTTCTATCCGGACATTGTCTGGTGGTGGGCCAAACACCGTGCCGGCGCTGACCGACCTGGAGCAGCAACTTTTCTCCCGAATGGCAGAGACCGAAGCTGGTGTAGGGCCTGTTGATTTGGGATTTG GTCTCTCTCAGGGAGAAATCTCCAGCTCTGGTCCCCCACCAGCAGCAGAGGGAACTGTGGAGTCAGCTTTACCCTCTGTCACCATGGAGGAGCTACCCTCCACCTCACCATCAACACCTTGGCCAGCACCAACAGGGCCACCCCAACCCATCATCTCCTGTCCTGCACCATCTCACTCTGGCTCTGCTCCCCAACCCATCACCTCCCGTCCTGCACCAGCTCACTCAATCCACTCTGGCTCTACACCCCAACCCATCACCTCCCGTCCTGCACCAGCTCACTCAATCCACTCTGGCTCTACACCCCAACCCATCACCTCCCGTCCTGCACCAGCTCACTCAATCCACTCTGGCTCTACACCCCAACCCATCACCTCTCGTCCTGCACCAGCTCACTCAATCCACTCTCAATCAATGAATCAAatttattttataaagccctttttacatcagcagttgtcacagagtgctttacagatacccagcctgaaaccccaaagaGTGAGCAATGCAGATGCACTCTCTGGCACCGCACCCCAACCCATCACCTCCTGTCCTACACCAGCTCATTCCATCCACTCTGGCACCGCACCCCAACCCATCACCTCCTGTCCTGCACCAGCTCATTCCATCCACTCTGGCTTTGTTCCCCAACCCATCACCTCCTGTCCTGCACCAGCTCATTCCATCCACTCTGGCTTTGCTCCCCAACCCATCACCTCCTGTCCTGCACCAGCTCATTCCATCCACTCTGACTCTACACCCCAACCCATCACATCTGGCTGGACACCACAAGGCCCCCAAGCCAATCTTCTCCAACAAATCCTGGACACACAAACGCAACAAATCCATGTTACACAGACCGCCCAGCACGTCCACCAAGCTCTTTATGATTTATTAGAAAAAGCACATGAAACACAGAAGGCACACCTGGATGTGGAGAAGAACCGGCTCCAGCTGGATAGAGAGCGCTTGAGGGTGGAGACAGAGCGCCTGCAGGTGGAGAGGGAGCGCCTCAAGATGGAGAAGGATCGCCTGGGGGAAGGGGAGGCGCTTCGGCAGCTCTCTGTCTCCGGGTCAGTCGCCCTAGAACACCAGACGCCTGTGAGTTCAAGAACTGCCAGTGCCTCCCCCACCCTTCTTCTGGGAACACCATCAGCCTCCATGTCCAGTCCCCTTACATTAATATCACCTACTGCACCACACTTTGATTTCTTATTTTCCCCATTCCCATTACCGGTAATCACAACCCATTCCACCCAGCCATCACAAACCAGCCCTGCCCCAACCTCTCCTACCTTAACCAGCCCTGCCCCAACCTCCCCAACCTTAAACATTCCTGCCTCAACCTCTCCTACCTTAACCAGCTCTGCccactctctcatccctccaatcTCCGGATCTGTTAAACGGCGAGTTCAGGAGACAGTCCGGCCTTGGCCTGCACCCACTGCTAAGAATACAAAACATCAATAA
- the LOC118368037 gene encoding myb-related transcription factor, partner of profilin-like isoform X5: MEKEVEKKRHRFTPGDEDLIISGVLGHWEDLFGAQAHIRPRGSKTATWNTIAGTLTSAVARCGDDVRKKYNLIRSQIKQKVSSIRTLSGGGPNTVPALTDLEQQLFSRMAETEAGVGPVDLGFGLSQGEISSSGPPPAAEGTVESALPSVTMEELPSTSPSTPWPAPTGPPQPIISCPAPSHSGSAPQPITSRPAPAHSIHSGSTPQPITSRPAPAHSIHSGSTPQPITSRPAPAHSIHSGSTPQPITSRPAPAHSIHSQSMNQIYFIKPFLHQQLSQSALQIPSLKPQRVSNADALSGTAPQPITSCPTPAHSIHSGTAPQPITSCPAPAHSIHSGFVPQPITSCPAPAHSIHSGFAPQPITSCPAPAHSIHSDSTPQPITSGWTPQGPQANLLQQILDTQTQQIHVTQTAQHVHQALYDLLEKAHETQKAHLDVEKNRLQLDRERLRVETERLQVERERLKMEKDRLGEGEALRQLSVSGSVALEHQTPVSSRTASASPTLLLGTPSASMSSPLTLISPTAPHFDFLFSPFPLPVITTHSTQPSQTSPAPTSPTLTSPAPTSPTLNIPASTSPTLTSSAHSLIPPISGSVKRRVQETVRPWPAPTAKNTKHQ, encoded by the exons ATGGAGAAGGAAGTTGAAAAAAAGAGGCACCGATTCACCCCTGGAGATGAGGATCTTATTATTTCAGGGGTACTTGGGCACTGGGAGGACCTCTTCGGCGCCCAGGCCCACATTCGCCCCCGGGGGTCAAAGACTGCAACCTGGAACACCATCGCTGGGACCTTGACCTCGGCTGTGGCGAGATGTGGTGACGATGTCCGGAAGAAGTACAATCTCATAAGGAGCCAAATCAAGCAAAAGGTTTCTTCTATCCGGACATTGTCTGGTGGTGGGCCAAACACCGTGCCGGCGCTGACCGACCTGGAGCAGCAACTTTTCTCCCGAATGGCAGAGACCGAAGCTGGTGTAGGGCCTGTTGATTTGGGATTTG GTCTCTCTCAGGGAGAAATCTCCAGCTCTGGTCCCCCACCAGCAGCAGAGGGAACTGTGGAGTCAGCTTTACCCTCTGTCACCATGGAGGAGCTACCCTCCACCTCACCATCAACACCTTGGCCAGCACCAACAGGGCCACCCCAACCCATCATCTCCTGTCCTGCACCATCTCACTCTGGCTCTGCTCCCCAACCCATCACCTCCCGTCCTGCACCAGCTCACTCAATCCACTCTGGCTCTACACCCCAACCCATCACCTCCCGTCCTGCACCAGCTCACTCAATCCACTCTGGCTCTACACCCCAACCCATCACCTCCCGTCCTGCACCAGCTCACTCAATCCACTCTGGCTCTACACCCCAACCCATCACCTCTCGTCCTGCACCAGCTCACTCAATCCACTCTCAATCAATGAATCAAatttattttataaagccctttttacatcagcagttgtcacagagtgctttacagatacccagcctgaaaccccaaagaGTGAGCAATGCAGATGCACTCTCTGGCACCGCACCCCAACCCATCACCTCCTGTCCTACACCAGCTCATTCCATCCACTCTGGCACCGCACCCCAACCCATCACCTCCTGTCCTGCACCAGCTCATTCCATCCACTCTGGCTTTGTTCCCCAACCCATCACCTCCTGTCCTGCACCAGCTCATTCCATCCACTCTGGCTTTGCTCCCCAACCCATCACCTCCTGTCCTGCACCAGCTCATTCCATCCACTCTGACTCTACACCCCAACCCATCACATCTGGCTGGACACCACAAGGCCCCCAAGCCAATCTTCTCCAACAAATCCTGGACACACAAACGCAACAAATCCATGTTACACAGACCGCCCAGCACGTCCACCAAGCTCTTTATGATTTATTAGAAAAAGCACATGAAACACAGAAGGCACACCTGGATGTGGAGAAGAACCGGCTCCAGCTGGATAGAGAGCGCTTGAGGGTGGAGACAGAGCGCCTGCAGGTGGAGAGGGAGCGCCTCAAGATGGAGAAGGATCGCCTGGGGGAAGGGGAGGCGCTTCGGCAGCTCTCTGTCTCCGGGTCAGTCGCCCTAGAACACCAGACGCCTGTGAGTTCAAGAACTGCCAGTGCCTCCCCCACCCTTCTTCTGGGAACACCATCAGCCTCCATGTCCAGTCCCCTTACATTAATATCACCTACTGCACCACACTTTGATTTCTTATTTTCCCCATTCCCATTACCGGTAATCACAACCCATTCCACCCAGCCATCACAAACCAGCCCTGCCCCAACCTCTCCTACCTTAACCAGCCCTGCCCCAACCTCCCCAACCTTAAACATTCCTGCCTCAACCTCTCCTACCTTAACCAGCTCTGCccactctctcatccctccaatcTCCGGATCTGTTAAACGGCGAGTTCAGGAGACAGTCCGGCCTTGGCCTGCACCCACTGCTAAGAATACAAAACATCAATAA
- the LOC118368037 gene encoding uncharacterized protein LOC118368037 isoform X4, translating to MDGENKPCLQLSFTAPKSEGPDCNRKVQSEQQDPEMASVKQEDCSQTLGLNVNIKDEVKEEEIETFVYHGPAGEFKEETEEHQVLLLKDKGKRKPKGMEKEVEKKRHRFTPGDEDLIISGVLGHWEDLFGAQAHIRPRGSKTATWNTIAGTLTSAVARCGDDVRKKYNLIRSQIKQKVSSIRTLSGGGPNTVPALTDLEQQLFSRMAETEAGVGPVDLGFGLSQGEISSSGPPPAAEGTVESALPSVTMEELPSTSPSTPWPAPTGPPQPIISCPAPSHSGSAPQPITSRPAPAHSIHSGSTPQPITSRPAPAHSIHSGSTPQPITSRPAPAHSIHSGSTPQPITSRPAPAHSIHSQSMNQIYFIKPFLHQQLSQSALQIPSLKPQRVSNADALSGTAPQPITSCPTPAHSIHSGTAPQPITSCPAPAHSIHSGFVPQPITSCPAPAHSIHSGFAPQPITSCPAPAHSIHSDSTPQPITSGWTPQGPQANLLQQILDTQTQQIHVTQTAQHVHQALYDLLEKAHETQKAHLDVEKNRLQLDRERLRVETERLQVERERLKMEKDRLGEGEALRQLSVSGSVALEHQTPVSSRTASASPTLLLGTPSASMSSPLTLISPTAPHFDFLFSPFPLPVITTHSTQPSQTSPAPTSPTLTSPAPTSPTLNIPASTSPTLTSSAHSLIPPISGSVKRRVQETVRPWPAPTAKNTKHQ from the exons ATG GATGGTGAAAACAAACCCTGCCTGCAGCTCTCCTTTACCGCACCTAAATCTGAGGGTCCTGATTGTAACAGGAAAGTCCAGAGTGAACAgcaggatccagagatggcatcagtgaagcaggaagactgcagtcaaacactggggctgaatgtcaacattaaagatgaagTAAAGGAGGAAGAGATTGAAACATTTGTGTATCATG GGCCGGCTGGAGAGTTCAAAGAAGAGACGGAAGAACACCAAGTCTTACTACTCAAAG ATAAAGGAAAAAGAAAACCGAAAGGAATGGAGAAGGAAGTTGAAAAAAAGAGGCACCGATTCACCCCTGGAGATGAGGATCTTATTATTTCAGGGGTACTTGGGCACTGGGAGGACCTCTTCGGCGCCCAGGCCCACATTCGCCCCCGGGGGTCAAAGACTGCAACCTGGAACACCATCGCTGGGACCTTGACCTCGGCTGTGGCGAGATGTGGTGACGATGTCCGGAAGAAGTACAATCTCATAAGGAGCCAAATCAAGCAAAAGGTTTCTTCTATCCGGACATTGTCTGGTGGTGGGCCAAACACCGTGCCGGCGCTGACCGACCTGGAGCAGCAACTTTTCTCCCGAATGGCAGAGACCGAAGCTGGTGTAGGGCCTGTTGATTTGGGATTTG GTCTCTCTCAGGGAGAAATCTCCAGCTCTGGTCCCCCACCAGCAGCAGAGGGAACTGTGGAGTCAGCTTTACCCTCTGTCACCATGGAGGAGCTACCCTCCACCTCACCATCAACACCTTGGCCAGCACCAACAGGGCCACCCCAACCCATCATCTCCTGTCCTGCACCATCTCACTCTGGCTCTGCTCCCCAACCCATCACCTCCCGTCCTGCACCAGCTCACTCAATCCACTCTGGCTCTACACCCCAACCCATCACCTCCCGTCCTGCACCAGCTCACTCAATCCACTCTGGCTCTACACCCCAACCCATCACCTCCCGTCCTGCACCAGCTCACTCAATCCACTCTGGCTCTACACCCCAACCCATCACCTCTCGTCCTGCACCAGCTCACTCAATCCACTCTCAATCAATGAATCAAatttattttataaagccctttttacatcagcagttgtcacagagtgctttacagatacccagcctgaaaccccaaagaGTGAGCAATGCAGATGCACTCTCTGGCACCGCACCCCAACCCATCACCTCCTGTCCTACACCAGCTCATTCCATCCACTCTGGCACCGCACCCCAACCCATCACCTCCTGTCCTGCACCAGCTCATTCCATCCACTCTGGCTTTGTTCCCCAACCCATCACCTCCTGTCCTGCACCAGCTCATTCCATCCACTCTGGCTTTGCTCCCCAACCCATCACCTCCTGTCCTGCACCAGCTCATTCCATCCACTCTGACTCTACACCCCAACCCATCACATCTGGCTGGACACCACAAGGCCCCCAAGCCAATCTTCTCCAACAAATCCTGGACACACAAACGCAACAAATCCATGTTACACAGACCGCCCAGCACGTCCACCAAGCTCTTTATGATTTATTAGAAAAAGCACATGAAACACAGAAGGCACACCTGGATGTGGAGAAGAACCGGCTCCAGCTGGATAGAGAGCGCTTGAGGGTGGAGACAGAGCGCCTGCAGGTGGAGAGGGAGCGCCTCAAGATGGAGAAGGATCGCCTGGGGGAAGGGGAGGCGCTTCGGCAGCTCTCTGTCTCCGGGTCAGTCGCCCTAGAACACCAGACGCCTGTGAGTTCAAGAACTGCCAGTGCCTCCCCCACCCTTCTTCTGGGAACACCATCAGCCTCCATGTCCAGTCCCCTTACATTAATATCACCTACTGCACCACACTTTGATTTCTTATTTTCCCCATTCCCATTACCGGTAATCACAACCCATTCCACCCAGCCATCACAAACCAGCCCTGCCCCAACCTCTCCTACCTTAACCAGCCCTGCCCCAACCTCCCCAACCTTAAACATTCCTGCCTCAACCTCTCCTACCTTAACCAGCTCTGCccactctctcatccctccaatcTCCGGATCTGTTAAACGGCGAGTTCAGGAGACAGTCCGGCCTTGGCCTGCACCCACTGCTAAGAATACAAAACATCAATAA
- the LOC118368037 gene encoding uncharacterized protein LOC118368037 isoform X1 — translation MMDGENKPCLQLSFTAPKSEGPDCNRKVQSEQQDPEMASVKQEDCSQTLGLNVNIKDEVKEEEIETFVYHGPAGEFKEETEEHQVLLLKDKGKRKPKGMEKEVEKKRHRFTPGDEDLIISGVLGHWEDLFGAQAHIRPRGSKTATWNTIAGTLTSAVARCGDDVRKKYNLIRSQIKQKVSSIRTLSGGGPNTVPALTDLEQQLFSRMAETEAGVGPVDLGFGLSQGEISSSGPPPAAEGTVESALPSVTMEELPSTSPSTPWPAPTGPPQPIISCPAPSHSGSAPQPITSRPAPAHSIHSGSTPQPITSRPAPAHSIHSGSTPQPITSRPAPAHSIHSGSTPQPITSRPAPAHSIHSQSMNQIYFIKPFLHQQLSQSALQIPSLKPQRVSNADALSGTAPQPITSCPTPAHSIHSGTAPQPITSCPAPAHSIHSGFVPQPITSCPAPAHSIHSGFAPQPITSCPAPAHSIHSDSTPQPITSGWTPQGPQANLLQQILDTQTQQIHVTQTAQHVHQALYDLLEKAHETQKAHLDVEKNRLQLDRERLRVETERLQVERERLKMEKDRLGEGEALRQLSVSGSVALEHQTPVSSRTASASPTLLLGTPSASMSSPLTLISPTAPHFDFLFSPFPLPVITTHSTQPSQTSPAPTSPTLTSPAPTSPTLNIPASTSPTLTSSAHSLIPPISGSVKRRVQETVRPWPAPTAKNTKHQ, via the exons GATGGTGAAAACAAACCCTGCCTGCAGCTCTCCTTTACCGCACCTAAATCTGAGGGTCCTGATTGTAACAGGAAAGTCCAGAGTGAACAgcaggatccagagatggcatcagtgaagcaggaagactgcagtcaaacactggggctgaatgtcaacattaaagatgaagTAAAGGAGGAAGAGATTGAAACATTTGTGTATCATG GGCCGGCTGGAGAGTTCAAAGAAGAGACGGAAGAACACCAAGTCTTACTACTCAAAG ATAAAGGAAAAAGAAAACCGAAAGGAATGGAGAAGGAAGTTGAAAAAAAGAGGCACCGATTCACCCCTGGAGATGAGGATCTTATTATTTCAGGGGTACTTGGGCACTGGGAGGACCTCTTCGGCGCCCAGGCCCACATTCGCCCCCGGGGGTCAAAGACTGCAACCTGGAACACCATCGCTGGGACCTTGACCTCGGCTGTGGCGAGATGTGGTGACGATGTCCGGAAGAAGTACAATCTCATAAGGAGCCAAATCAAGCAAAAGGTTTCTTCTATCCGGACATTGTCTGGTGGTGGGCCAAACACCGTGCCGGCGCTGACCGACCTGGAGCAGCAACTTTTCTCCCGAATGGCAGAGACCGAAGCTGGTGTAGGGCCTGTTGATTTGGGATTTG GTCTCTCTCAGGGAGAAATCTCCAGCTCTGGTCCCCCACCAGCAGCAGAGGGAACTGTGGAGTCAGCTTTACCCTCTGTCACCATGGAGGAGCTACCCTCCACCTCACCATCAACACCTTGGCCAGCACCAACAGGGCCACCCCAACCCATCATCTCCTGTCCTGCACCATCTCACTCTGGCTCTGCTCCCCAACCCATCACCTCCCGTCCTGCACCAGCTCACTCAATCCACTCTGGCTCTACACCCCAACCCATCACCTCCCGTCCTGCACCAGCTCACTCAATCCACTCTGGCTCTACACCCCAACCCATCACCTCCCGTCCTGCACCAGCTCACTCAATCCACTCTGGCTCTACACCCCAACCCATCACCTCTCGTCCTGCACCAGCTCACTCAATCCACTCTCAATCAATGAATCAAatttattttataaagccctttttacatcagcagttgtcacagagtgctttacagatacccagcctgaaaccccaaagaGTGAGCAATGCAGATGCACTCTCTGGCACCGCACCCCAACCCATCACCTCCTGTCCTACACCAGCTCATTCCATCCACTCTGGCACCGCACCCCAACCCATCACCTCCTGTCCTGCACCAGCTCATTCCATCCACTCTGGCTTTGTTCCCCAACCCATCACCTCCTGTCCTGCACCAGCTCATTCCATCCACTCTGGCTTTGCTCCCCAACCCATCACCTCCTGTCCTGCACCAGCTCATTCCATCCACTCTGACTCTACACCCCAACCCATCACATCTGGCTGGACACCACAAGGCCCCCAAGCCAATCTTCTCCAACAAATCCTGGACACACAAACGCAACAAATCCATGTTACACAGACCGCCCAGCACGTCCACCAAGCTCTTTATGATTTATTAGAAAAAGCACATGAAACACAGAAGGCACACCTGGATGTGGAGAAGAACCGGCTCCAGCTGGATAGAGAGCGCTTGAGGGTGGAGACAGAGCGCCTGCAGGTGGAGAGGGAGCGCCTCAAGATGGAGAAGGATCGCCTGGGGGAAGGGGAGGCGCTTCGGCAGCTCTCTGTCTCCGGGTCAGTCGCCCTAGAACACCAGACGCCTGTGAGTTCAAGAACTGCCAGTGCCTCCCCCACCCTTCTTCTGGGAACACCATCAGCCTCCATGTCCAGTCCCCTTACATTAATATCACCTACTGCACCACACTTTGATTTCTTATTTTCCCCATTCCCATTACCGGTAATCACAACCCATTCCACCCAGCCATCACAAACCAGCCCTGCCCCAACCTCTCCTACCTTAACCAGCCCTGCCCCAACCTCCCCAACCTTAAACATTCCTGCCTCAACCTCTCCTACCTTAACCAGCTCTGCccactctctcatccctccaatcTCCGGATCTGTTAAACGGCGAGTTCAGGAGACAGTCCGGCCTTGGCCTGCACCCACTGCTAAGAATACAAAACATCAATAA
- the LOC118368037 gene encoding uncharacterized protein LOC118368037 isoform X2 — translation MMDGENKPCLQLSFTAPKSEGPDCNRKVQSEQQDPEMASVKQEDCSQTLGLNVNIKDEVKEEEIETFVYHGPAGEFKEETEEHQVLLLKDKGKRKPKGMEKEVEKKRHRFTPGDEDLIISGVLGHWEDLFGAQAHIRPRGSKTATWNTIAGTLTSAVARCGDDVRKKYNLIRSQIKQKVSSIRTLSGGGPNTVPALTDLEQQLFSRMAETEAGVGPVDLGFGLSQGEISSSGPPPAAEGTVESALPSVTMEELPSTSPSTPWPAPTGPPQPIISCPAPSHSGSAPQPITSRPAPAHSIHSGSTPQPITSRPAPAHSIHSGSTPQPITSRPAPAHSIHSGSTPQPITSRPAPAHSIHSQSMNQIYFIKPFLHQQLSQSALQIPSLKPQRVSNADALSGTAPQPITSCPTPAHSIHSGTAPQPITSCPAPAHSIHSGFVPQPITSCPAPAHSIHSGFAPQPITSCPAPAHSIHSDSTPQPITSGWTPQGPQANLLQQILDTQTQQIHVTQTAQHVHQALYDLLEKAHETQKAHLDVEKNRLQLDRERLRVETERLQVERERLKMEKDRLGEGEALRQLSVSGSVALEHQTPVSSRTASASPTLLLGTPSASMSSPLTLISPTAPHFDFLFSPFPLPVITTHSTQPSQTSPAPTSPTLTSPAPTSPTLNIPASTSPTLTSSAHSLIPPISGSVKRRVQETVRPWPAPTAKNTKHQ, via the exons GGCCGGCTGGAGAGTTCAAAGAAGAGACGGAAGAACACCAAGTCTTACTACTCAAAG ATAAAGGAAAAAGAAAACCGAAAGGAATGGAGAAGGAAGTTGAAAAAAAGAGGCACCGATTCACCCCTGGAGATGAGGATCTTATTATTTCAGGGGTACTTGGGCACTGGGAGGACCTCTTCGGCGCCCAGGCCCACATTCGCCCCCGGGGGTCAAAGACTGCAACCTGGAACACCATCGCTGGGACCTTGACCTCGGCTGTGGCGAGATGTGGTGACGATGTCCGGAAGAAGTACAATCTCATAAGGAGCCAAATCAAGCAAAAGGTTTCTTCTATCCGGACATTGTCTGGTGGTGGGCCAAACACCGTGCCGGCGCTGACCGACCTGGAGCAGCAACTTTTCTCCCGAATGGCAGAGACCGAAGCTGGTGTAGGGCCTGTTGATTTGGGATTTG GTCTCTCTCAGGGAGAAATCTCCAGCTCTGGTCCCCCACCAGCAGCAGAGGGAACTGTGGAGTCAGCTTTACCCTCTGTCACCATGGAGGAGCTACCCTCCACCTCACCATCAACACCTTGGCCAGCACCAACAGGGCCACCCCAACCCATCATCTCCTGTCCTGCACCATCTCACTCTGGCTCTGCTCCCCAACCCATCACCTCCCGTCCTGCACCAGCTCACTCAATCCACTCTGGCTCTACACCCCAACCCATCACCTCCCGTCCTGCACCAGCTCACTCAATCCACTCTGGCTCTACACCCCAACCCATCACCTCCCGTCCTGCACCAGCTCACTCAATCCACTCTGGCTCTACACCCCAACCCATCACCTCTCGTCCTGCACCAGCTCACTCAATCCACTCTCAATCAATGAATCAAatttattttataaagccctttttacatcagcagttgtcacagagtgctttacagatacccagcctgaaaccccaaagaGTGAGCAATGCAGATGCACTCTCTGGCACCGCACCCCAACCCATCACCTCCTGTCCTACACCAGCTCATTCCATCCACTCTGGCACCGCACCCCAACCCATCACCTCCTGTCCTGCACCAGCTCATTCCATCCACTCTGGCTTTGTTCCCCAACCCATCACCTCCTGTCCTGCACCAGCTCATTCCATCCACTCTGGCTTTGCTCCCCAACCCATCACCTCCTGTCCTGCACCAGCTCATTCCATCCACTCTGACTCTACACCCCAACCCATCACATCTGGCTGGACACCACAAGGCCCCCAAGCCAATCTTCTCCAACAAATCCTGGACACACAAACGCAACAAATCCATGTTACACAGACCGCCCAGCACGTCCACCAAGCTCTTTATGATTTATTAGAAAAAGCACATGAAACACAGAAGGCACACCTGGATGTGGAGAAGAACCGGCTCCAGCTGGATAGAGAGCGCTTGAGGGTGGAGACAGAGCGCCTGCAGGTGGAGAGGGAGCGCCTCAAGATGGAGAAGGATCGCCTGGGGGAAGGGGAGGCGCTTCGGCAGCTCTCTGTCTCCGGGTCAGTCGCCCTAGAACACCAGACGCCTGTGAGTTCAAGAACTGCCAGTGCCTCCCCCACCCTTCTTCTGGGAACACCATCAGCCTCCATGTCCAGTCCCCTTACATTAATATCACCTACTGCACCACACTTTGATTTCTTATTTTCCCCATTCCCATTACCGGTAATCACAACCCATTCCACCCAGCCATCACAAACCAGCCCTGCCCCAACCTCTCCTACCTTAACCAGCCCTGCCCCAACCTCCCCAACCTTAAACATTCCTGCCTCAACCTCTCCTACCTTAACCAGCTCTGCccactctctcatccctccaatcTCCGGATCTGTTAAACGGCGAGTTCAGGAGACAGTCCGGCCTTGGCCTGCACCCACTGCTAAGAATACAAAACATCAATAA